A stretch of Deinobacterium chartae DNA encodes these proteins:
- the rfbD gene encoding dTDP-4-dehydrorhamnose reductase has translation MEPLELWVGVEATVNRIGDRFLDQLEHSGFARRLEDLDRLASLGARRLRFPLLWERTAPGRLEDARWEWSDLRLKRLRALRLEPIVGLMHHGSGPRSLSLVDPELPGALARYARAVAERYPWVDAYTPVNEPLTTARFSGLYGHWYPHARDDRTFLSALLYQLRGTALAMRAIRAVNPQARLVQTEDLGRTHSTPRLRYQADFENERRWLSFDLLCGRVGPEHPLWSYLLRSGIREHDLMWFAEQPCPPDIFGINAYVTSERFLDEHLAHYPKHTHGGNGRHTYADVEAVRVLEEPFGGFRARLRETHARYAAPIAVTETHLGCTREDQLRWLHETWQAALEVRAEGVDLRAVTVWSAFGAFDWDSLLTRPRGHYESGLWDLRAPEPRPTALVTLTRRLARGEPPGMPLLEGPGWWHRPERRLYGAGQRPHPLPAPGRPILITGAHGTLGQAIARACLERGLAYRLLTRAELDIADATSAESALDRLRPWAVINAAGYVRVDDAERDPRNRRENALGPQVLARACAGRDLPLVTFSSDLVFDGGQQRPYLESDAPAPLNAYGRSKHEAERAVLSLHPAALVIRTSAFFGFDPYNFAQHVLRELRARRPLRVARDQVITPTFVPDLAGCTLDLLIDAERGLWHLAHPEALSWYEFAQEIARRGGLEASLLEGVPSSELGQVARRPAYSALGSERGWIMPPLESALERFFAELPDLRAAAD, from the coding sequence GTGGAGCCGCTCGAACTGTGGGTGGGCGTAGAGGCCACTGTCAACCGCATCGGCGACCGCTTTCTTGATCAACTGGAACACAGCGGCTTCGCCCGACGCCTCGAGGACTTGGACCGTCTGGCGTCGCTGGGTGCCCGGCGGCTGCGCTTTCCGCTGCTGTGGGAACGCACCGCCCCGGGCCGCCTCGAGGATGCACGCTGGGAGTGGTCGGACCTGCGCCTCAAGCGCCTGCGCGCCCTGCGGCTGGAGCCGATCGTGGGCCTGATGCATCACGGCAGCGGCCCCCGGAGTCTGAGCCTGGTTGACCCCGAACTGCCCGGGGCCCTGGCCCGCTACGCCCGCGCGGTGGCCGAGCGCTACCCCTGGGTGGACGCCTACACCCCGGTGAACGAGCCGCTCACGACCGCGCGTTTCAGCGGGCTGTACGGCCACTGGTACCCGCACGCCCGCGACGACCGCACGTTTCTGAGCGCCCTGCTGTACCAGCTCAGGGGCACGGCCCTGGCCATGCGGGCGATTCGCGCGGTGAACCCGCAGGCCCGCCTGGTCCAGACCGAGGACTTGGGACGCACGCACAGCACGCCCCGGCTGCGCTATCAGGCCGACTTCGAGAACGAGCGCCGCTGGCTGAGCTTCGACCTGCTGTGCGGACGGGTCGGACCCGAGCACCCGCTGTGGTCCTACCTGCTCCGCTCCGGCATCCGCGAACACGACCTGATGTGGTTCGCCGAGCAGCCCTGCCCGCCCGACATCTTCGGCATCAACGCCTACGTCACCAGCGAACGCTTTCTGGACGAACACCTCGCGCACTATCCGAAGCACACCCACGGCGGCAACGGCCGCCACACGTACGCGGACGTGGAGGCCGTCCGGGTGCTCGAGGAACCCTTCGGCGGCTTTCGGGCGCGGCTGCGCGAGACGCACGCACGCTACGCCGCCCCCATCGCCGTCACCGAAACCCACCTGGGCTGCACCCGCGAAGATCAGCTGCGCTGGCTGCACGAGACGTGGCAGGCCGCCCTCGAGGTGCGCGCCGAGGGCGTGGACCTGCGGGCGGTCACGGTCTGGTCGGCTTTTGGAGCTTTTGACTGGGACAGCCTGCTGACCCGCCCGCGCGGCCATTACGAGAGCGGACTGTGGGACCTGCGCGCGCCCGAACCGCGCCCCACCGCGCTGGTCACCCTGACGCGCCGCCTGGCGCGCGGCGAGCCCCCGGGCATGCCGCTGCTCGAGGGACCGGGCTGGTGGCACCGCCCCGAGCGACGGCTGTACGGCGCAGGCCAGCGCCCACACCCCCTCCCCGCCCCGGGACGGCCGATCCTGATCACCGGCGCGCACGGAACGCTGGGGCAGGCCATCGCCCGGGCCTGCCTCGAGCGCGGGCTTGCCTACCGCCTGCTGACCCGCGCCGAGCTGGACATCGCCGACGCGACCTCGGCCGAGTCCGCCCTAGACCGCCTGCGGCCCTGGGCGGTCATCAACGCGGCGGGGTACGTGCGGGTGGACGACGCCGAACGCGACCCGCGCAACCGGCGGGAAAACGCCCTGGGCCCGCAGGTGCTCGCCCGCGCCTGCGCCGGGCGCGACCTGCCGCTGGTGACCTTCTCCTCGGACCTGGTTTTTGACGGCGGCCAGCAGCGCCCCTACCTGGAATCCGACGCCCCCGCCCCCCTGAACGCGTACGGGCGCAGCAAGCACGAAGCCGAGCGCGCCGTGCTGTCGCTGCACCCCGCCGCCCTGGTGATCCGCACCAGCGCCTTTTTCGGCTTTGACCCGTACAACTTCGCGCAGCACGTGCTGCGCGAACTGCGCGCGCGCCGTCCGTTGCGGGTGGCGCGCGACCAGGTCATCACCCCGACCTTCGTGCCCGACCTCGCGGGCTGCACGCTCGACCTGCTGATCGACGCCGAACGGGGCCTGTGGCACCTGGCACACCCGGAGGCACTCAGCTGGTACGAATTCGCGCAGGAAATCGCCCGGCGCGGCGGCCTCGAGGCCTCGCTGCTCGAGGGCGTGCCCTCGAGTGAACTCGGGCAGGTCGCACGGCGGCCTGCGTACAGCGCGCTCGGCTCGGAGCGCGGCTGGATCATGCCGCCGCTGGAAAGCGCCCTGGAACGCTTCTTCGCCGAGCTCCCGGACCTGCGGGCCGCGGCCGACTGA